GTTTTTTTGGCCAGTGCATTCGCCAGCATCAGGAACGTGAAGTTAATCAGGGTATTGAATAGTCCGACCGCTGAACCGAAGCTGAACTGGTTGGATTTCACGCCCACATTGAAGACATACGTAGAGATGACCTCCGAGACGGGCTTGTTGAGACTATTTTGCATAAGAAAAGTCTTCTCGAAGCCTACACTGAGTATGCTGCCCATATTCATAATCAATAAAATAATAATGGTCGGCAGGATCGCCGGAATCTCGACATGCCATACCGTCTGCCAGCGGTTAGCCCCGTCAATCCGGGCGGCGTCATACTGCTGCGCATCCACCGAGGACAGGGCGGCGATGAAGATAATGCTGTTCCAGCCGCAGGCCTGCCAGATGGCAGAGATGACATACACCGGAACGAAGGCGCCGGGATCACCAATAAGATTCGTATCCGCAGGGATCAGGTGCAGCGCCTTCAGGAAGCCGTCAATCAGACCGGTGGTAGGAGACAGCATAATCTGCAATAGTGCGACCAGTACAACAGTGGAAATGAAGTATGGCATATACACCGTAGTCTGCAGGATACGCTTGCGTCTATTGCTGCGGATCGAGTTGACCACCAGCGCCAGCAGGATCGGCATCGGAAAGCCCAGCAGGATGGAGAAAAAGGCAATGATAAACGTATTCCGCAGCGTAGGCCAGAACATCGGGCTGTTGAAATACTGCTCGAAATATTTGAGCCCGGCCCATTCCCCGCCCGTCAGTCCTTTGCTGAAATTAAATTCACGAAAAGCAAGCTGGATGCCATACATCGGACCATAGCAGAAAATAGCGATATAAATGACCGCAGGAAGCACCATCAGCCATAGCTGATAATGCCCGGCATGCTTACGCAGCCATCCGTTCCCCCGCAGCGTCTGATGCGGCACCGTGGTCTGTGCTGGTTTCATTTAGGAGCGCCCCTTCCATTCAAGTCCACTATTTCAAGGTCGAGAGGTATTCGTCATACGCCTTTTGGCGGATTTGCAGGTTCTGCTCAAGACCGGAGCTATTGACGGAGGCGACATAGGCAGCCCACTCCTTCTCAATGTCAACCTTGGTGGTCAGCCAGTTGGCCCACTTTTGATCCGTGATATTATTGACGTTCGCCTGATTCATTGCCAGGGTGTTGGTGTCCTCCGTGCTGTATTTCATGAAGTTCTGCGGATAGACATTGCTCTTCTCGTCCGCCTTGTTCAGCAGCTCATCATAGACAGCCTTCTCCTTCAGCACATTCTGCATATCCGAGCCAAGCGTCACCTTGTCCTTCAGCGTATCAGCAATGTACATCGGACCGTTGTCCGCGAACGAATTCGTCCATTTCCACGAACCCGGATCCAGAGAAGCATCCGCCGGAGGAAGAATCGCATACGTGCCATCTCCGTTATCCTTGATTCCCTTATCTGTGTCATTCATCCCGCCGAACAGAACCTGCAAGCTGACAACCGGCTCATAAAAACCATCAATGAACCGCATTGCAGCTTCCTTGTTCTTGGAGCGGGCACTGACCGACACCGCATTGGAGCCGTAATTCTGGTAGTAGTAGTCATTGCTCCAGTACAGCTCATCCGTTGAATCTGCATGCTGCTTCAGCTGCGGCAGGGTCACATATTGATCCTTCAGCTCATTGCCGAAGCGGTCT
The window above is part of the Paenibacillus sp. FSL H8-0048 genome. Proteins encoded here:
- a CDS encoding ABC transporter permease — its product is MKPAQTTVPHQTLRGNGWLRKHAGHYQLWLMVLPAVIYIAIFCYGPMYGIQLAFREFNFSKGLTGGEWAGLKYFEQYFNSPMFWPTLRNTFIIAFFSILLGFPMPILLALVVNSIRSNRRKRILQTTVYMPYFISTVVLVALLQIMLSPTTGLIDGFLKALHLIPADTNLIGDPGAFVPVYVISAIWQACGWNSIIFIAALSSVDAQQYDAARIDGANRWQTVWHVEIPAILPTIIILLIMNMGSILSVGFEKTFLMQNSLNKPVSEVISTYVFNVGVKSNQFSFGSAVGLFNTLINFTFLMLANALAKKTSKISLM